A single genomic interval of Juglans regia cultivar Chandler chromosome 1, Walnut 2.0, whole genome shotgun sequence harbors:
- the LOC109019345 gene encoding uncharacterized protein LOC109019345: MSSTSRAIVAASVGVVEAMKDQMGICRWNYIIRSAQQNTKNHLRSMSQAKSLSSSTSAVVSSKVRNQEKMKRSEESLRTVMYLSCWGPN, from the coding sequence ATGAGTTCGACCAGCAGAGCAATTGTAGCAGCCAGCGTAGGAGTTGTGGAGGCCATGAAAGATCAGATGGGTATCTGCAGAtggaattatattataagatccGCTCAACAAAATACAAAGAACCATCTCCGGTCCATGTCTCAGGCCAAGAGCCTCTCCTCCTCAACTTCTGCAGTGGTTTCAAGCAAAGTAAGAAACCAGGAGAAAATGAAGAGGTCAGAAGAGTCTTTGAGGACAGTCATGTACTTGAGCTGTTGGGGTCCCAATTGA